A genomic window from Lotus japonicus ecotype B-129 chromosome 1, LjGifu_v1.2 includes:
- the LOC130730037 gene encoding protein NRT1/ PTR FAMILY 3.1-like yields MEREEKSMGSEEEAKGKPWRRGGIRTLPFILANELCDRFAVAGFNGNLISYLTQELNMPLVAAANTLTIFGGTASFTPLIGAIIAESFAGRFWTITIASLIYELGMISVTLSTILPHLRPPPCPTQVNCQEATSSQLSIFYISLVLISLGSGGIRPCVVPYLGDQFDMTKNGVASRKWNIFNWYFFFLGFASLSALTIVVYIQDNTGWGWGFGIPTIVMFISIIAFVLGSPFYKNVKPDGSPLVRLAQVIVAAIKKRNVVLPDNPNLLYQNRELDATISLEGRLLHTDQYKWLDKAAIVTEEETRDPNAAPNLWKLATVHRVEELKSIIRILPISATGILLIAGSSHLPSFVIQQARTMDRHLSHSFQISPANMSVFSVLTMMSGLILYERLFVPLARRFTGNPSGITCLQRMGIGFVINILATAISAPVEIRRKEIAAKYNLLDDVKATIPISVFWLAPQYCLHGLADVFMSVGLFEFLFDQAPESMRSSATAIYCIIIAIGSYAGTFIVSLVHKYSGKDERNWLPDRNLNRGRLECYYWLVSGIQVLNLVYYGVCVWFYTYKPLEEVAEVMNKEEDLEEVNTKISCVKLKHDGMDDE; encoded by the exons ATGGAAAGAGAGGAGAAGAGCATGGGAAGTGAGGAGGAGGCCAAGGGGAAACCGTGGCGACGAGGAGGCATCCGGACATTGCCTTTCATCCTTG CTAACGAGTTATGTGATAGATTTGCGGTGGCTGGTTTTAATGGGAACTTAATAAGTTACCTCACACAAGAGCTGAACATGCCACTGGTTGCAGCCGCCAACACTCTCACAATCTTTGGTGGAACAGCTAGCTTCACTCCTCTCATTGGTGCTATCATTGCTGAGTCCTTTGCTGGCCGCTTTTGGACCATCACCATTGCTTCTCTTATCTATGAACTG GGAATGATCAGTGTAACACTATCAACCATACTTCCACATTTGCGCCCCCCACCATGCCCAACTCAAGTGAATTGCCAAGAAGCCACATCCTCACAGCTATCCATATTCTACATCTCTCTCGTTCTTATATCCCTTGGATCTGGTGGCATAAGACCTTGTGTTGTGCCTTACTTAGGAGACCAATTTGACATGACAAAAAATGGTGTGGCATCTAGGAAGTGGAACATCTTCAATTGgtacttcttcttcttgggatttgcctctcTAAGTGCTTTGACCATTGTGGTTTACATTCAAGACAACACTGGCTGGGGCTGGGGTTTTGGAATACCAACTATTGTCATGTTCATATCCATCATTGCCTTTGTGTTGGGCTCACCATTTTATAAGAATGTGAAGCCAGACGGGAGCCCTTTGGTTCGTTTGGCACAAGTGATTGTGGCGGCTATAAAGAAGAGGAATGTGGTCTTACCAGACAATCCCAATCTTTTGTACCAAAATAGGGAGCTTGATGCTACTATTTCCTTGGAAGGAAGGCTTTTACACACAGATCAGTATAA ATGGTTGGACAAGGCAGCAATTGTCACAGAAGAAGAGACCAGAGACCCAAATGCAGCACCAAATTTATGGAAACTAGCCACTGTCCACAGAGTTGAGGAGCTAAAATCCATCATCAGAATCCTCCCAATCAGTGCAACAGGAATATTACTCATTGCTGGTTCATCACATCTACCTAGCTTCGTCATTCAACAAGCTCGCACGATGGACCGCCACCTCTCTCACTCATTCCAAATCTCCCCTGCCAACATGTCTGTCTTCAGTGTCCTAACCATGATGTCAGGACTAATTCTCTACGAACGCCTCTTTGTTCCGCTCGCTCGAAGATTCACAGGGAACCCGTCCGGGATCACATGCTTACAGAGAATGGGAATAGGCTTTGTGATTAACATCTTAGCCACAGCAATTTCAGCACCAGTGGAAATCAGAAGGAAAGAAATTGCTGCAAAGTACAATTTACTTGATGATGTTAAAGCCACTATTCCTATTAGTGTGTTCTGGTTGGCGCCTCAGTATTGTTTACATGGATTGGCTGATGTTTTTATGTCTGTTGGGCTTTTTGAGTTTCTGTTTGATCAAGCACCTGAAAGCATGAGAAGTAGTGCTACAGCTATATACTGCATAATTATAGCTATTGGGAGCTATGCTGGTACATTCATAGTGTCACTTGTTCATAAGTATAGTGGAAAGGATGAAAGGAACTGGTTACCTGATAGGAACCTCAATAGGGGAAGATTGGAGTGCTATTACTGGCTTGTTAGTGGGATTCAAGTTCTGAATCTTGTTTATTATGGAGTATGTGTTTGGTTTTACACTTACAAGCCCTTGGAAGAAGTTGCTGAAGTGATGAACAAGGAAGAGGACTTGGAAGAGGTCAATACTAAAATCTCATGTGTCAAATTGAAACATGATGGGATGGATGATGAATAA
- the LOC130732571 gene encoding protein NRT1/ PTR FAMILY 3.1-like, which produces MMAEENVQGNDKMIEKEEELDCNKGKQHRRGGIKTLPFILANEWCDKFASAGFHANMISYLTQQLHMPMVSASNTLNNFSGTSSFTPLLGAFLADSYIGRFWTILISTLVYQLGLVIITTSAISPHFHPPPCPTQVNCQEATSLHLWILYISLFFISVGTGGIRSCVVPFSADQFDMTKKGVASRKWNLFNWYFFCMGGASLSALTFVVYVQDNLGWGWGLGIPTIAMLISIFAFVLGAPLYKNVKPEGNPLVRLAQVIVAAVKKRNEALPQDHSLLYQNKELDDAISLEGKLLHSDQLRCLDKAAIVSEEEARDPNAQPNLWNIATVHRVEELKCLIRMLPIWASGILLKTATSHQQTFVILQARTMDRHLSNSFQIPPASMAIFNVLTMMAGVVVYERAFVPFARRFTRNPTGITCLQRMGIGFVFNIAATMVLALVEIKRKAVAAKYHLLDDPNATIPISVFWLVPQYCLHGVSEVFFFVGHLEFLYDQSPETMRSSATALYSIATAIGHYAGSVLVTLIHNYSGKERNWLPNRNLNRGRLEYYYFLVSGIQVVNLIYYVICAWFYTYKALDEISEPNMEVELEQADEESSFINLENSRKTEKREFTKDD; this is translated from the exons ATGATGGCAGAGGAAAACGTTCAAGGCAATGACAAGATGATCGAGAAAGAGGAGGAGCTAGACTGTAACAAGGGGAAGCAGCATCGACGAGGAGGCATCAAAACTTTACCTTTCATCCTTG CAAATGAATGGTGTGATAAATTTGCGAGTGCTGGTTTTCATGCGAACATGATAAGCTATCTTACTCAACAGCTGCATATGCCAATGGTATCTGCCTCCAACACTCTCAACAACTTCAGTGGAACATCTAGCTTCACTCCTCTTCTTGGTGCTTTCTTAGCTGATTCCTACATTGGCAGATTTTGGACCATTCTTATCTCCACTCTCGTCTATCAACTG GGATTGGTTATTATAACAACATCAGCTATATCACCTCATTTCCACCCTCCACCATGTCCAACACAAGTGAATTGTCAAGAAGCCACGTCCTTACATCTGTGGATACTCTACATCTCTTTGTTCTTCATATCTGTTGGAACAGGTGGAATTAGATCTTGTGTTGTGCCTTTTTCAGCAGACCAATTTGACATGACCAAAAAGGGTGTTGCAAGTAGAAAGTGGAACCTCTTCAATTGGTACTTCTTCTGCATGGGAGGGGCTTCTCTAAGTGCTTTGACCTTTGTGGTCTATGTTCAAGACAATTTGGGATGGGGCTGGGGCCTTGGCATTCCAACCATTGCCATGTTGATATCAATATTTGCCTTTGTGTTGGGTGCACCACTCTATAAGAATGTGAAGCCAGAAGGGAACCCTTTGGTTCGTTTAGCCCAAGTGATTGTGGCAGCTGTGAAGAAGAGGAATGAGGCTTTGCCACAGGATCACAGTCTCTTATATCAAAATAAGGAGCTTGATGATGCTATTTCTTTGGAAGGAAAGCTTTTACACTCAGACCAATTAAG ATGCCTGGACAAGGCTGCAATTGTATCAGAGGAAGAAGCCAGAGATCCAAATGCACAACCAAACTTATGGAACATAGCCACTGTCCACAGAGTTGAGGAGTTAAAATGTCTCATTAGAATGCTTCCTATTTGGGCATCAGGAATTTTGCTCAAAACAGCAACTTCACACCAGCAAACCTTTGTCATTCTACAGGCTCGTACAATGGACCGCCATCTCTCTAACTCATTCCAAATCCCCCCTGCAAGCATGGCCATCTTCAATGTCCTTACCATGATGGCAGGTGTTGTTGTCTACGAACGCGCTTTCGTTCCTTTTGCTCGAAGGTTCACCAGGAACCCTACTGGAATCACATGCCTGCAGAGAATGGGAATTGGCTTTGTGTTCAACATTGCAGCCACAATGGTTTTAGCTCTGGTTGAAATCAAAAGAAAAGCAGTTGCTGCTAAATACCATTTACTAGATGATCCAAATGCTACTATCCCCATTAGTGTGTTTTGGTTGGTACCTCAGTATTGTCTACATGGGGTGTCTgaagttttcttctttgttggaCATTTGGAATTTCTCTATGATCAATCACCTGAAACTATGAGAAGCAGTGCTACAGCTTTGTATAGCATAGCTACAGCCATTGGCCACTATGCTGGTAGTGTTCTTGTAACACTGATCCATAACTATAGTGGTAAGGAAAGGAATTGGTTGCCTAATAGGAACCTCAACAGGGGAAGGCTTGAGTACTATTACTTTCTTGTTAGTGGGATTCAAGTTGTGAATCTCATTTATTATGTGATCTGTGCTTGGTTTTACACTTACAAGGCATTGGATGAAATTAGTGAACCAAACATGGAAGTGGAGTTGGAACAGGCTGATGAAGAAAGCTCATTTATCAATTTAGAAAATAGTAGGAAGACAGAAAAAAGAGAATTTACAAAGGATGATTGA